In the Euphorbia lathyris chromosome 5, ddEupLath1.1, whole genome shotgun sequence genome, one interval contains:
- the LOC136229219 gene encoding uncharacterized protein isoform X1, producing MGKDINDKCIFPLTSLQIGDMQSYLSDLSLFLALESNKLYILVDNRPWLRDLGSRPAHLWQLMVTKSRLSPFANTKAQKGKKEEKDRSPDSSSSKSKKFERWFSLIEVANLSPQRGLLPVKKLQNSLVLSSKLHRTLYGFIVFEVVWKNVQGINYLNELQTDTSLAIETKIMRRWEFDSIEQAASCISWWFSGTYSDELHLKDHLDSAIGDVFYDAEDNFSMTLCINDDENICNNSPGDEDNSPCCSSDNSSIYPGTPENRISYIETPRRTGSYKRRRITRSNSSGGETDCYSEETLGGIEDLLETYTNDCENTIEAKKYRDVLILFRFSDHDLPFKLRQIIMSDLRLLTLLEAGLPSWAIFLQSYPVVCHLYRPWMCPLARALYVVISVVTVLIGFYDLYKNVPVLKATASRLCGPLFDWIETWEMASRIQYLGTMLFLHNFQKGLTWFLTVTRTTRSFFSVFTQPLAGPLSLLINFLFPMWNVVIEVIESLCSIVGVVTGSFCSIVIDMLEVILWPLWLIISVIWGIATSVFCPMFWILVEILWAPIRLVFAISSGLAFVFASIIDFVGHILRVLSSICQLSSPSVVATEASVWHLLWKDLFSKVFRALKSIFYGFIAFFTTCNRHRLSIYNHIQGFIRRRFGQAQRSVTSDTRSIHGTESLAAVSRKIHIS from the exons ATGGGGAAAGACATTAATGACAAATGTATTTTTCCATTAACCAGTCTCCAGATTGG GGACATGCAATCTTATCTTTCAGATCTTAGCCTCTTCTTGGCCCTTGAAAGTAATAAGTTATATATCTTGGTGGATAATCGACCATGGTTGAGGGACCTTGGTTCCCGGCCTGCACACTTGTGGCAGTTAATGGTTACCAAG TCTAGGTTATCTCCTTTTGCGAACACTAAGGCTCAGAAGGgaaaaaaagaggaaaaagaTCGATCTCCTGATTCCAGTTCTAGTAAATCAAAGAAGTTTGAAAGATGGTTCTCATTGATTGAGGTGGCTAATTTGTCTCCTCAAAGAGGTTTACTTCCTGTGAAGAAATTGCAGAATTCTTTGGTGTTAAGCAGCAAGTTGCACAGAACACTCTATGGTTTTATTGTGTTTGAAGTTGTATGGAAAAATGTTCAAGGTATTAACTACTTGAATGAGCTTCAG ACAGACACATCTCTGGCTATTGAGACCAAAATTATGCGGAGATGGGAATTTGATAGCATCGAGCAAGCTGCCAGTTGTATCTCTTGGTGGTTCTCAGGAACATATTCTGATGAACTACACTTGAAAGACCATCTGGATTCTGCTATTG GAGACGTCTTTTATGATGCTGAAGACAACTTCTCGATGACTCTCTGCATTAACGATGACGAGAATATCTGCAATAATAGTCCAGGGGATGAAGATAATTCGCCATGCTGCAGTAGTGATAATTCTAGTATATATCCTGGGACCCCAGAAAATAGAATAAGTTATATAGAAACACCTCGTCGAACTGGGTCTTATAAGAGAAGGAGGATTACTAGATCTAATAGTTCTGGAGGTGAAACTGATTGTTATTCAGAGGAAACACTAGGAGGAATTGAGGACTTGTTAGAGACCTATACCAATGATTGTGAGAACACTATTGAAGCTAAGAAGTACCGAGATGTTCTGATTCTGTTTAGGTTCAGTGATCATGATCTTCCATTTAAACTGAGGCAAATAATAATGTCTGATTTGCGATTGCTTACTTTGCTAGAGGCAGGACTTCCATCATGGGCTATCTTCCTTCAGTCATATCCTGTGGTTTGCCATCTTTATCGACCCTGGATGTGCCCTCTGGCTAGAGCTTTATATGTGGTGATATCAGTTGTAACTGTTCTTATAGGATTTTATGATCTCTATAAAAATGTTCCAGTTCTCAAGGCAACTGCATCTCGTTTGTGTGGGCCACTTTTTGATTGGATTGAGACTTGGGAGATGGCATCAAGGATCCAGTATTTGGGAACTATGCTATTTCTGCATAATTTCCAGAAGGGTTTGACGTGGTTTTTAACAGTCACACGTACCACTCGATCGTTCTTTTCAGTTTTCACACAACCGCTAGCTGGACCACTCTCGCTTCTAATAAACTTCCTATTTCCAATGTGGAATGTAGTCATTGAAGTGATAGAGAGCCTGTGCTCTATTGTTGGGGTTGTGACGGGATCTTTTTGCAGTATAGTTATAGATATGTTGGAGGTCATACTTTGGCCTCTATGGCTTATTATCTCGGTAATCTGGGGCATTG CAACTTCCGTTTTTTGTCCCATGTTTTGGATCCTTGTGGAAATACTTTGGGCTCCAATCCGCTTAGTTTTTGCAATATCAAGTGGTTTAGCCTTTGTTTTCGCCTCCATAATAGATTTCGTTGGTCATATCTTGCGGGTTCTGAGTAGCATATGCCAGCTTTCTTCACCATCTGTTGTGGCAACTGAAGCTTCTGTGTGGCATTTGCTTTGGAAGGATCTTTTCTCCAAG GTTTTCAGAGCTTTGAAGAGTATATTTTATGGTTTCATTGCTTTTTTCACAACTTGCAACAGGCATCGCCTAAG CATTTATAATCACATACAGGGTTTTATCCGAAGAAGATTTGGTCAAGCCCAGAGATCAGTAACATCAGATACTAGGTCGATTCATGGGACTGAAAGTTTG GCTGCAGTGAGTCGGAAAATTCACATAAGTTGA
- the LOC136229219 gene encoding uncharacterized protein isoform X2 has product MYFSINQSPDWSRLSPFANTKAQKGKKEEKDRSPDSSSSKSKKFERWFSLIEVANLSPQRGLLPVKKLQNSLVLSSKLHRTLYGFIVFEVVWKNVQGINYLNELQTDTSLAIETKIMRRWEFDSIEQAASCISWWFSGTYSDELHLKDHLDSAIGDVFYDAEDNFSMTLCINDDENICNNSPGDEDNSPCCSSDNSSIYPGTPENRISYIETPRRTGSYKRRRITRSNSSGGETDCYSEETLGGIEDLLETYTNDCENTIEAKKYRDVLILFRFSDHDLPFKLRQIIMSDLRLLTLLEAGLPSWAIFLQSYPVVCHLYRPWMCPLARALYVVISVVTVLIGFYDLYKNVPVLKATASRLCGPLFDWIETWEMASRIQYLGTMLFLHNFQKGLTWFLTVTRTTRSFFSVFTQPLAGPLSLLINFLFPMWNVVIEVIESLCSIVGVVTGSFCSIVIDMLEVILWPLWLIISVIWGIATSVFCPMFWILVEILWAPIRLVFAISSGLAFVFASIIDFVGHILRVLSSICQLSSPSVVATEASVWHLLWKDLFSKVFRALKSIFYGFIAFFTTCNRHRLSIYNHIQGFIRRRFGQAQRSVTSDTRSIHGTESLAAVSRKIHIS; this is encoded by the exons ATGTATTTTTCCATTAACCAGTCTCCAGATTGG TCTAGGTTATCTCCTTTTGCGAACACTAAGGCTCAGAAGGgaaaaaaagaggaaaaagaTCGATCTCCTGATTCCAGTTCTAGTAAATCAAAGAAGTTTGAAAGATGGTTCTCATTGATTGAGGTGGCTAATTTGTCTCCTCAAAGAGGTTTACTTCCTGTGAAGAAATTGCAGAATTCTTTGGTGTTAAGCAGCAAGTTGCACAGAACACTCTATGGTTTTATTGTGTTTGAAGTTGTATGGAAAAATGTTCAAGGTATTAACTACTTGAATGAGCTTCAG ACAGACACATCTCTGGCTATTGAGACCAAAATTATGCGGAGATGGGAATTTGATAGCATCGAGCAAGCTGCCAGTTGTATCTCTTGGTGGTTCTCAGGAACATATTCTGATGAACTACACTTGAAAGACCATCTGGATTCTGCTATTG GAGACGTCTTTTATGATGCTGAAGACAACTTCTCGATGACTCTCTGCATTAACGATGACGAGAATATCTGCAATAATAGTCCAGGGGATGAAGATAATTCGCCATGCTGCAGTAGTGATAATTCTAGTATATATCCTGGGACCCCAGAAAATAGAATAAGTTATATAGAAACACCTCGTCGAACTGGGTCTTATAAGAGAAGGAGGATTACTAGATCTAATAGTTCTGGAGGTGAAACTGATTGTTATTCAGAGGAAACACTAGGAGGAATTGAGGACTTGTTAGAGACCTATACCAATGATTGTGAGAACACTATTGAAGCTAAGAAGTACCGAGATGTTCTGATTCTGTTTAGGTTCAGTGATCATGATCTTCCATTTAAACTGAGGCAAATAATAATGTCTGATTTGCGATTGCTTACTTTGCTAGAGGCAGGACTTCCATCATGGGCTATCTTCCTTCAGTCATATCCTGTGGTTTGCCATCTTTATCGACCCTGGATGTGCCCTCTGGCTAGAGCTTTATATGTGGTGATATCAGTTGTAACTGTTCTTATAGGATTTTATGATCTCTATAAAAATGTTCCAGTTCTCAAGGCAACTGCATCTCGTTTGTGTGGGCCACTTTTTGATTGGATTGAGACTTGGGAGATGGCATCAAGGATCCAGTATTTGGGAACTATGCTATTTCTGCATAATTTCCAGAAGGGTTTGACGTGGTTTTTAACAGTCACACGTACCACTCGATCGTTCTTTTCAGTTTTCACACAACCGCTAGCTGGACCACTCTCGCTTCTAATAAACTTCCTATTTCCAATGTGGAATGTAGTCATTGAAGTGATAGAGAGCCTGTGCTCTATTGTTGGGGTTGTGACGGGATCTTTTTGCAGTATAGTTATAGATATGTTGGAGGTCATACTTTGGCCTCTATGGCTTATTATCTCGGTAATCTGGGGCATTG CAACTTCCGTTTTTTGTCCCATGTTTTGGATCCTTGTGGAAATACTTTGGGCTCCAATCCGCTTAGTTTTTGCAATATCAAGTGGTTTAGCCTTTGTTTTCGCCTCCATAATAGATTTCGTTGGTCATATCTTGCGGGTTCTGAGTAGCATATGCCAGCTTTCTTCACCATCTGTTGTGGCAACTGAAGCTTCTGTGTGGCATTTGCTTTGGAAGGATCTTTTCTCCAAG GTTTTCAGAGCTTTGAAGAGTATATTTTATGGTTTCATTGCTTTTTTCACAACTTGCAACAGGCATCGCCTAAG CATTTATAATCACATACAGGGTTTTATCCGAAGAAGATTTGGTCAAGCCCAGAGATCAGTAACATCAGATACTAGGTCGATTCATGGGACTGAAAGTTTG GCTGCAGTGAGTCGGAAAATTCACATAAGTTGA